In one Azospirillum sp. TSH100 genomic region, the following are encoded:
- a CDS encoding DUF2239 family protein: MTVTAETLCTAFRGERRLAAGDALSVARAVRAALDAEPDGPPVLVFDDATGKVIDLDLRGSDAELAWRLSPPPRGPGRPKLGVVAREVTLLPRHWEWLNAQPGGASVALRKLVDEARKGSEAKDRVRRAQEAAYRVMLELAGDRPGYEEAVRALYAADRSRFDALTADWPADLRDYAGALAADAFVSPGEGG; encoded by the coding sequence ATGACCGTCACCGCCGAAACCCTCTGCACCGCGTTTCGGGGCGAGCGCCGCCTTGCCGCCGGGGATGCGCTGAGCGTTGCGCGGGCAGTGCGTGCAGCGCTCGACGCGGAACCGGACGGGCCGCCCGTGCTGGTCTTCGACGATGCCACGGGAAAGGTGATCGACCTCGATCTGCGGGGAAGCGATGCGGAGCTTGCGTGGCGTCTATCGCCGCCGCCGCGCGGGCCGGGGCGGCCGAAGCTAGGTGTGGTGGCGCGCGAGGTGACGCTGCTGCCGCGTCATTGGGAGTGGTTGAACGCCCAGCCGGGCGGGGCGTCGGTGGCTCTGCGCAAGCTGGTGGACGAGGCGCGCAAGGGGAGCGAGGCGAAGGACCGCGTGCGCCGGGCGCAGGAGGCCGCCTATCGCGTCATGCTGGAATTGGCCGGTGACCGTCCGGGCTATGAGGAGGCGGTTCGGGCGCTTTATGCGGCGGACCGGTCGCGGTTCGATGCGCTGACGGCCGACTGGCCGGCCGACCTGCGCGATTATGCCGGAGCGCTGGCGGCGGATGCCTTCGTCAGCCCGGGCGAGGGCGGCTGA
- the glnK gene encoding P-II family nitrogen regulator has product MKLVMAIIKPFKLDEVREALTSLGIQGLTVSEVKGFGRQKGQTEIYRGAEYSVSFLPKVKVEVAVSDDQYEQVVEAIQKAANTGRIGDGKIFVLEIAQAVRIRTGETNAEAL; this is encoded by the coding sequence ATGAAACTGGTTATGGCCATCATCAAGCCGTTCAAGCTCGACGAAGTGCGCGAGGCGCTGACGTCGCTCGGGATCCAGGGCCTGACCGTCAGCGAGGTCAAGGGCTTCGGCCGCCAGAAGGGCCAGACGGAAATCTACCGCGGCGCCGAGTATTCCGTGAGCTTCCTGCCCAAGGTGAAGGTCGAGGTCGCGGTGTCCGACGACCAGTACGAGCAGGTGGTGGAGGCGATCCAGAAGGCCGCCAACACCGGGCGCATCGGCGACGGCAAGATCTTCGTGCTGGAGATCGCCCAGGCCGTGCGCATCCGCACCGGCGAGACCAACGCCGAGGCGCTGTAA